GTAACCTGGGGGTTATTGGCGGTGGTATCGCTCTGATAATTTTGCTATAAAAAAACAACTTGATATGAAAGGAGAGTTTTAGATGTCCAAGTCAGTCAAAGGCACCAAGACCGAACAGAACCTGCTGAAATCATTTGCCGGTGAGAGTCAGGCACGCATGCGCTATACCTACTTTTCCGCTGCTGCCAAAAAAGAAGGCTACGTGCAGATCGCTGATATCTTTGAGGAGACCGCCAACCAGGAAAAGGAACACGCCAAGCGCTTTTTCAAATTTCTGGAAGGTGGCATGGTGGAGATCACCGCCTGTTTTCCGGCCGGTGTGATCGGTACCACAGCCGAGAACCTGCTGGCAGCTGCCAATGGTGAGCATGAAGAACACACTGAGCTGTATCCTGCCTTTGCTGCAGTTGCCAAGGAAGAGGGGTTTGCCGAGATTGCAGCTGTCTGGAACGCAATATCAGTAGCAGAAAAACAACATGAAAAGCGCTATCGCGATCTGTTGGCAAATATTGAGGCCGGCCGCGTCTTCCAGCGGGAAGAGATTGTGGTCTGGCGCTGCCGTAACTGTGGCTACCTGCACAGCAATAAATCAGCACCGGAACTGTGTCCGGCCTGTGCCCATCCGATGGCTCACTTTGAACTACTGGGTGAAAACTGGTAGTTTAACCTGTTGATATGGTTGCTTGATCTGGCCGCTTCCGATGAGGAAGCGGCTTTTTGATTTCCTAGTGCTGATGCCCCGGCATCATGCCCGGTTTCATCTGGCCGTTCATCGGCATTGCAGCGCTATCGGCGGTTGCCTGGTGTACGGTCAGCTTCCAGCCCTCTTTGGTCCTGGTCCAGACATGGGTGTAGAGGTTGACCTGGTTGACCATCGGTTTCTCCATCCCCTTGCGGTAGGCCACCATCCTGAATTTACCGGTGCTGACAGCCGTGTCTCCGTAGACCCGTACCTGTACCTTCATCGGCGTAATCGGGTCATGCCTGCGCAGACCGCTCTCCAAAGAGTCGATATACTCGTTTTTGCCTTCAATCCGGCCGGTGGCGTGGACATGGTAGAGGTTGTCAGCCAGCAGCCTGTTCAGGGTGGCAACATCACCCTTACCGGCGGCCTCACCCCATTGGATGTCCAGGGCAGTAATCTCCTCCTCAACAGAGCCGGCAAAGGCCGGCAGGGCAGTAGTAACAACAATCATAAACAACAAAAAAACAATACGCTTGGACATGGCAACTCCTTTCCCGGTTGGTATTTGTTCTGATTAGAAAAAGTAGCGTACCCGCAGTTCAATCCGGGCATCATTCTGCTTTTCGCCGTATTCGCTTCCGGGGGCTCCGAGTACCGCAGTCCCTTTCAGACGCAGTTCAAGGTTGGTAATGCCGGTGTAGAGCAGCTCCGGTGTGACAGAAAAACTTGCATCCTGCAGGTTGGCAATCGTGGTAAGGGCCGGAGTGAAGTACAGAATATCAAACGGTTCCTTCTGGCTGACCCTGGCATAGAGATAGTCGCGCATGGGAGCTGTCCGGCCATAGCTTTGAGCCTGTCCCAGCCGCTGCAACTGAGCGGCATTGCCGTTCTGCTGCCAGGTTGCCCAGGCCAGCTCAACCTGCTGGAAATAGGTGTCCATTTCATCGCTGTAGTAGCCGTTACCATTGCGATAGTATTCGGCAATCCAGGTAGTGTCCTGTTCTGTCAGGTACCGCAGCCCCAGCAGCCAGCTGATGCTGTCACCACGGGTCAACGACGGTTGTCCGTTTGACGTGATGACCGGTCTGGTGCTGTTGACGAGCCAGGCCAGTTCACCATGCAGTTCAAAGTTAGTGGTCAGATTGCGGGAAAAATCAAGGCCGTAGCCGGCATTGCGGCTGCCCCGTCCCATCATGATCAGGTCGATGTCGGTGTCATACAGCAAAAAGTACAGCTTGCCGCCCCAGTTGATCTGGTTGCCGTTTCCGAAATCCCGGTTCAGGTCATGGTCCTGCGGCAGCAACAACGGTGTGACTGCCAATGTTTTGAGCGGTCCGTCAAAGCTCTGGATAACATCAGCTGTTGCCAGCCAGTAGCCTTCCAGGGAGAGTTCCGGGTCATCCGGGTTTTTGGGGCGGTCAAAAAAGGCCACCGGGTTCCAGGCGTAGCCCTTGCCCCAGCGTAATGAACGTTTTCCTGCCAGCACCTTAAGCGCGTCGCTAGGCTTAACCTGAAACCAGGCTTCATACCACGATAACTTCAGGTAATTGTTTAAACGTGTATTGCTATAATCCAGATTTGGCTGAAGAAATAATTTTGCCCAATTTTTTTCAAGGCTGCCTTCCAGCAAGAGCTTGCCATTAAAATCCGTCAGATTGTCATCAACATGGCGTCCATAGTAGCGCAACCTGGTCTGGGCAGCATCCTGGTCCAGCAGATTCAGAGCAGGACGGGCCTCGACATAGCCACCCAGATGCCAGATCTTCTTTTCAATTTCAGCATCTGCAAACGTGAACTCTTCAGCTGGTGCCGGACCAGCAAAGATGAGCAGAGCTGCTATGATGAAAAAACGCAGCATCTATCTCAGCGAGTCCAGGGAGGTCATGGCATTCAGGGTGAATACCTCGTCCCTGAAACTGCGCTTTTTCAGTTTGGCATACAGCATGACCGATTTGTACCCCTTGTAGAGCGGGGAATCGGTTTCCACGGTGGCAGGACGGCTGATGCCGCCAAAATTTTTGATATCCTTGAAGTGGAGCGTCTTGATCAACATGCCGGCTTCAGTCAGACATTCAATCCGTGATGGCAGTTTTCTGGCTTTGTCGGCGAGAATCCGTACCCGGTCATAGGCCACGCTTTTATTTTTGGCCTTCAGGTGCAGCAGGTAGTCCTCACCTTTCTCCTCCACCTTTTCCACCCGGTATTCCGCATCGTAATCAAGCTGCAGGATATCGGCGTTGTTGAATACGCCGCCCACCACCGACTGCAGTGAGGTGATCCGCACCGGCTTGCCCACATTGGGGATATTCAACCAGAGGTTGTCACCCAGCCGCAGGGTGCTGCGGCCTTTGTCACTGGCAGGAGCCAGAAACAGCGAGGCCACCTTGTCAGTCCCCTTTTTGATGGTATAGAGCGTAAACTCTTTACGAGTGCCATCCGGTTCGATGTTGATCAGCTTTCGGTACGATTCGTAACTTTCAGGATTCAGGTTGCGGTCGATCTGCTTCAGGAGCTGCTGGCCGTCCAGTGCGAAAGCGGGCAGGGCTGATAACAGGGCAATGATGCAAAAGGCAATAAAACGCATGGCTGGCTCCTATACATGACGCAGTGCGTCGATTGGTTCCATCTTTGAGGCCTTTATGGCCGGCTGCAGGGTTGCCAGCACCGAAACAATCACGACAATGACCGAGACCATCAGGATATCGGCCGGCGCAATGGAGGCCTTCAGGATCAGGCCGGTCTGCTGTCCAAAGGAGAAGGTGATCTGTGACAGATTGACGATCCCGATGATGATGATGCCGATCAGATTTCCCAGTACTGCGCCGAACAGCCCCAGACAGAGACCTTCCACCAGGAACAGGGAGCGGATGGTTGCGGGCGGTGTGCCGATGGCGGCAATGGTACCGATCTCGCGAATCCGCTCAAAGACCGCCATGATCATGACATTCATGATGCTGACCAGTACGATCGCAATCAACATCACCTTGATGAAGACGGTCATCAGATTCAACATCTTGGCAACCTTGGCAAAGGGGGAAAGGTCTTCCCAGCTGTGCAGCTCAAACAGCGGCTTGCCCATCGGATTCTTCTCTGCCGCCACCACCTGGCGCAAGCTCTTTGCAACCTTGTTCAGTGCGCTGAACTTCTTCAGCCTGACTGCCACTTCACTGATCTCTGGTTGTTCCATGCGCAGCAGTTCGATGGCATCATCAAAATGAACATAGCCGTCGCGACCGCCCGGGCCGGTGGCACTTTCCAGGATGCCGCTGATCCGGAACTGTTTGCCGTTGACCGAGCCGTTCTGGTTGGTGGCCACAATCACCACGGTATCGCCGACTTTGACGTTCATGCCGCGTGCCAGCAGCTCCGGTACCAGAATATCCCCTTTTTTGAGCGATTTTTCTCCGCTGATGATCCGGTCCGGCAAAAGCGGGACCGTTGCGAACTCTTTCTGCGGATCAATACCGTTCAGGCGGATATTGGTGGTTTCCATGAAGTTGCTGAACATGCCGCCGAACTTGATCCGGGGGGAATAGGCGGCAACCCCTTGTTCCTGCTTGAGCAGTTTTTCCAGTTTGTCAAAGCCGGCCTGTTTCATGTTCATGTTGAGCGGCAGGCTCTCAATGGCCGCCACATAGCCTTTGCGGTGAATCTGCAGGTGCCCCAGCATGGAGTCGGTGATCTGGCTGATCATCATCTGCTTGAATGAGCCGGCAATCGAGGTGAAAACCAGTACAAAGATCACCCCCAGGGTCACCAGGGTAGCGGTCAGGGCGGTGCGGCGCTTGTAGCGCAACAGGTTGCGCAATGCAATCTTGAAGACACTAGTCATGGCTGCCATCCCCCTTCTGCTCGCTTTCTTTCAACAGGCCATCCTCCAGATGATGAATCACCTCAGCCTCGCCAACAATGCGGGGATCATGGGTGGAAAAGACAAAGGTGGTGCCAAACTGGTCACGCATCTGCTTCATCAGGTTGATCACCATAAAGGCGGTGGCGTGGTCAAGATTGGCGGTCGGTTCATCTGCCAGCACCAGCTTGGGATTGGTTACCAGGGCCCGCGCCACGGCTACCCGCTGTTTCTGACCACCGGAAATCTGGTCGGGATGTTTCAGGGCCTGGTCAGTCATCCCGACTGCCTCCAGAAGCGCCATGACACGTTTACGGCGCTCTGTCTCTGCAGTCCGCTGGATCATCAAGAGCGGATATTCAATGTTTTCATAGACTGATAAGACCGGCAACAGGTTGAAATCCTGAAAGATGAAACCGATCTCGCTGCCTCTGAAGGCCGCGCCGCTGGTGCGGTTCAGTGTGGCAACATCGGTACCGGCAACAGTCAGACTGCCTGCGGTGGGGGCATCCAGGCAGCCGATCAGGT
Above is a window of Trichlorobacter lovleyi SZ DNA encoding:
- the rbr gene encoding rubrerythrin, with the protein product MSKSVKGTKTEQNLLKSFAGESQARMRYTYFSAAAKKEGYVQIADIFEETANQEKEHAKRFFKFLEGGMVEITACFPAGVIGTTAENLLAAANGEHEEHTELYPAFAAVAKEEGFAEIAAVWNAISVAEKQHEKRYRDLLANIEAGRVFQREEIVVWRCRNCGYLHSNKSAPELCPACAHPMAHFELLGENW
- a CDS encoding nuclear transport factor 2 family protein is translated as MSKRIVFLLFMIVVTTALPAFAGSVEEEITALDIQWGEAAGKGDVATLNRLLADNLYHVHATGRIEGKNEYIDSLESGLRRHDPITPMKVQVRVYGDTAVSTGKFRMVAYRKGMEKPMVNQVNLYTHVWTRTKEGWKLTVHQATADSAAMPMNGQMKPGMMPGHQH
- a CDS encoding outer membrane lipoprotein-sorting protein — protein: MRFIAFCIIALLSALPAFALDGQQLLKQIDRNLNPESYESYRKLINIEPDGTRKEFTLYTIKKGTDKVASLFLAPASDKGRSTLRLGDNLWLNIPNVGKPVRITSLQSVVGGVFNNADILQLDYDAEYRVEKVEEKGEDYLLHLKAKNKSVAYDRVRILADKARKLPSRIECLTEAGMLIKTLHFKDIKNFGGISRPATVETDSPLYKGYKSVMLYAKLKKRSFRDEVFTLNAMTSLDSLR
- a CDS encoding ABC transporter permease → MAAMTSVFKIALRNLLRYKRRTALTATLVTLGVIFVLVFTSIAGSFKQMMISQITDSMLGHLQIHRKGYVAAIESLPLNMNMKQAGFDKLEKLLKQEQGVAAYSPRIKFGGMFSNFMETTNIRLNGIDPQKEFATVPLLPDRIISGEKSLKKGDILVPELLARGMNVKVGDTVVIVATNQNGSVNGKQFRISGILESATGPGGRDGYVHFDDAIELLRMEQPEISEVAVRLKKFSALNKVAKSLRQVVAAEKNPMGKPLFELHSWEDLSPFAKVAKMLNLMTVFIKVMLIAIVLVSIMNVMIMAVFERIREIGTIAAIGTPPATIRSLFLVEGLCLGLFGAVLGNLIGIIIIGIVNLSQITFSFGQQTGLILKASIAPADILMVSVIVVIVSVLATLQPAIKASKMEPIDALRHV
- a CDS encoding ABC transporter ATP-binding protein, yielding MSLVIAEQVRKLYRSGETEVEALKGVSFQIGAGSFVSFVGPSGSGKTTLLNLIGCLDAPTAGSLTVAGTDVATLNRTSGAAFRGSEIGFIFQDFNLLPVLSVYENIEYPLLMIQRTAETERRKRVMALLEAVGMTDQALKHPDQISGGQKQRVAVARALVTNPKLVLADEPTANLDHATAFMVINLMKQMRDQFGTTFVFSTHDPRIVGEAEVIHHLEDGLLKESEQKGDGSHD